The Tamandua tetradactyla isolate mTamTet1 chromosome 6, mTamTet1.pri, whole genome shotgun sequence genome contains the following window.
cttttatatttgATCCTCAACTCATTTTATAGACCCATGGATCACTTTCAAGTTGACTCACTTACCTTATTAACAAGACTAAATATTATTCTATtagccttccttgcctctttaGGTGTTAAGTAAGATCTACCATATCAAATCCTTTTTAGTGAACATTCCAAAAATATCAGCATTTCAAATGCTGCTATCCTTCAGTGCAATATTAACCAAGCAAAATAAATCATCCCAGTTTAATACTTTggtcaagtatataattcagaaCAATCTATTTTAACAGACTTGGCTCCAAATGACTTTTGACCACTTTAAAATCAAAGTGAAGATTTATCTGGCGTTTTAAACCTTCGAAGGCAAACTAGAATTTCACTAAACTAAGCATCCTGAGTAACTATTTTAAAGGAGACAGCAGTTATAATGTAAGTCCTGGGCATGTACACTAAAAACCATCAGACCAAGACATTAGTGAAATGCTGTCTGAAATGTGCTCTTAAAAACTCCTGCcaaaaccttccagaaacctacaacttccagatgtgtTCCTAGACCAGGTAAGTTATGAAATGTAGAGGGACCAGACCCtccagaacataaactagttccaccccctattccatattatcaatacccccttacaatatgaaaaaatttgaatggatatagcccaaatacccctaaaaagcaagagaaagatcaaaggtgatggtggaggtatgcagagaaggtaaggtttaacaaatgagtatgactgttgaatcattatattgatatttctttttgtctccagtaccttagggcagctagaagtaaaaacctaaagttgtggggACTGTAActcatagcaaactctgaaatctcttctacaactaattgttgcgatgtactttgaaatgtattgcttttttgtacatgttatttttcacaaaaaagaaaaaataagagaaggaggaatataacagagaacataggatttaacaaatgagtatggctgctgaatcattatattggtatttcctATGGtgttcagtgttttggagcagctataagaaaaaaatgaaaaatcatgaactgtaactcataccaaactttaaaatctgctctatagcTACTTCTtataatgtacttggaaatttattgttttgtctatatgttatattccacaattaaaaaaaaaagcaaaacaacacttttttaaaagttgctgaGTGTTGACTACTCACAATGCCTATTCTcaactcctcctcctctcttGCCCACTGTCTactaaagagatagaaaaaaagcTAAATACTTGTATTATCTGATCTTTGTACTCTGGTTGATCATTGTACTCTGGTTGTGAGAATGAATTTGTATTTGGggaatatatattgaaatatgtaCAATAGAGAGCATTAATATCTACAacttaaatgttttataaaaaaataatttgtaaaaacaGAATGACTaaaaaagcaaatgtggcaaTTGGAGTGTGAGTGAAAGGTATATGGAAGTTCTCATTATATTGTTCTATAATACTTGTAATGGTATAAATCCACTCCCCAAGATAACATAAAGATGAACAATCCTATTtcctaaaataaagacaaagttaATAGTGTAATATATATCAAAACgtaaaagaatttagaaatagaagaTTACAAGGTTCTGGGGGCAGGGATAGCAAATGGAGTTAAGGCTTAATGGGTAGTTTTTGTTTGGGGATGGGTAGTACAACATTATGAATAAGATTAACACAACTAAATTGTAGattcaaagtggttaaaataggaagtCACAAGAATAAAAATCCCAAGAAGCAGATATAACATCAATCCCCTTTTACTGCCTTACTATATCTTCATTTCATAACCTTAAATTACAATCATTCAGATTTTTTATAATCTGTAGTACTTTCAAGGCTGTCAAGTAATTTGTTTAATCTAAAAGATGCACCATATAATCTGTAGTACTTTCAAGGCTGTCAAGTAATTTGTTTAATCTAAAAGATGCACCATTTCTATTAAAGTGACACAATTCACCCTCCTACCTAGTAGTTCCAATCAAGTGAAGGACTTATATTTTAAGTTACAAAGCATGCACCGAACTTCAGTTTATTTAGTAAGACATTACTGTTGAACATTTTAAAGACTACACAAAAGGACGgcagaaatacagatggctcttAAAAGAATGTTCCAAAAAATTTAACTGATCATTTTAaggttttaagaaattaaaaaaaaataaaataaaggcctCTGTTTATGAATAAACCTTTCAAGAGGTTGTGATTCAAAACAAATTCAAAGAAAGACAAATTGGTGACCTAATGGACTGATCCTCATTTGGTAAGAATTCAAAGAACCTGCTATTTTGAGACCTAATTGAACTGAGTTATCTACTGCTCCAGGGAAAAAGTAATTCATACTAACAATCTCAATAATGTCCAACAACAAAACTCAAGCTAATATACAGTAAACTAAAGCAATTCTTTTATAAtaccaacaaaaataaatgtaactgTATTCATTTAGTTTATCTAAAGATCAATGATTTCATATTTAGTCAGCCCCCTATAGGAAAAACACATTGAATATTCAggagttatttccattttaattaacaCCTGCAATTACGCATAATAAAAATCATCTAATACATAAACCACCAACCAACCTGGAGGGGATGGGGGCAGAGGTCACAACCAGGTAATCTCAGTACAAGATACCTGGGTAAAGAATGTCCAAGTAATGGTCTCTGGCGAGTAGATAGCAAAGAAAACAGCACCAAGAACACCCCCAACTCCCTGGGGCAGAATTTAACATACAcacaattatatatatgtaattagcCACATACCTTAAAAAGCAACATTTTTCTGCCCTTTCCTAAAAATGTATCCAGCTCCTGGTTAACTCATTCTTACTATGTAAGAGCTAGAGAAAGTGAAGACAGTTTTTATCTGACAGGATTTTAGTTTCTAAACTCCCATAAGGCAATTCTGTTACTcaccccctttataaaaggaagtgaaaaggacacgtattttattaaatatcttcCAGTAGCAGATAAAGAAAAGTATGTAGATTAGGTAATTTTCTTAAAAGTCACATTAATAGCTCTGTTATTAATCTGTGAAGCAATGATTCTTCTTCCAGAGAGAACACTAACTACCTTACCTCCACAAACTATCTGATATGCAAGTCACTCCCTAAATAagccactattaaaaaatggaatactATATCGTAGGTGTGTACACGCTTGTATCGAGTGTGGATTTGGAGGGGTTGGGGAAAAAAGGGGATGTAAAAGGATTTAAATTACAGTTAGGCCATACATCAAATTTTTAAGACATGAACAAAATTCCTAGAAAGTTATTTGCACAGAAAAATTTAACACTGGCTCTGGGAGAACTGGACTCTCAGATGCCTAGCCCCTGCAAAGCTCACGGTGCTGCCACTGTAGTTTGTCTAAATTATTTTCTAGTTAACATTCAACACCCATTATTCCTTCTTATAAGGGGAAAAAACCCAACTCCATCTTTTTAGACTTCTCCTCAAAAACTCTGCTTACTAATTTTAAGCAAATTAGAACTATTAAATAGGCTAAGAAAGATTAGAAGGAATCTATGCTATAAGCAAAACATATgttcaaagtgtttttaaaaaatgaactgtcCTAGAGAAAACTAAGTCACCCCTTTTAGGTAAGTTAAAAAATCACacagtaattttcaaaatttacccTTAATAGaaacagttaataaaaatatcctaaattGGCCACTAAGAATCTTTGCATAGGAAAACAAATGCATTACCTTTAGTGTGATATACAATAGCAGCCCTCAGGTCAAAAGAACCCCAGCTATCATTCCTTTCTAGGCCTCTCTGGTATCTCTGTTCTTTGGCGGAGCCTAACAAAGTGTTCGTAGGAGAGGCCAGAGGATTTTGATTTTCTATCTCGTAGTCCTTTGAGAGAAACACTAAAGCACCTTGACTACTGGTGTCTGCTTTTTGCAGGTCACCTGTATGACTGGGTTCCAAGGATAAGGCTCCACTCTCACTAGCAGTCCCAGGTTTTAGAATGCTACCCAGAACTTGAGGACTAGTCCGTTTTTCCAGCTCATACGCCTTGGGAAATACAGGATGCTCAGTTCCTGAGGGGATTATTTCAGCACCCTGTGAAACCAAAGTGGCAGGATATTCCCCTTGAAATGTCACCTCCATCACTTTATGATCTGACGACTTCCCAATAACAGTCTCAGGGCCAGCGCTGGGTTCATTTATAAACGATAAACCCCACTGATTCTGGAAGATATCCCCCAAGTTTTGCTGATCTGTCTGAGAGGGCAGATTCACTTGTGTTGTGCTTATCAGCACAGTTTGCATATTTGAAGGGTAGATAAAAAGGCTAGACTTAATTTGTTCAACAGCTGCTGAAGTTAAATTAATGTCCTGGAGAACTGCATCAGTCCCAGTAGAGATGGTAGTATTAGCAGCAGTAGTAAGCAGTGGCTGACCCCCTGGAGAATATCCACTTGCATCAGTCCCTGCTAAAACGGGTCCATTAGAAAAACTGGCAGAAGTAACAGATTTCAGCGCAGACATAGGGACCTGGGATAACCGACTTGAAGATTGGGTCTGAGTTTCCCCAGTAGATGACGAAGAGGATGAAGATGAAGATGGAGACACAGAAGAATTCTGTACagttttgttgaggttttccttAACTTTGCTTGCATAACTTATTTTAGGAACTATTTTAGCACTGCTATTGTCCACTGGAAAAACTGGGGGTGGTTTAAATAGAGTCCATGAGTCCTCCTTGGAGGCAACAGCTGAAGAATGCTTTCCTTTGGGCCGATCATCAAACTTTTTGCTGCTCACACCAGGTTTAACATCAGAACTCTTCCGCAACACATCACCCACTGTGGGTTTTCCTCGGCTTGTTCCTCCAAGCCCAGTTTCATACTTCCAAACGGGCTTAGAGCCATCTACTCGACTTCCCTTTTGTTCACTGTAGTCAGGTTTGAAAGTttcaagtccctgttttaaaGCTGGGACACTGGTCTCTTGTTGCATTATTTTGTCCTGCACTAAATTAAGGTTTTCACAACCCTTGGCACTATTGCGCCTAGCTTTCCTTTTTTTAGGAGTGGTATATCCGCTCTCAGATCCACTACCATCATTATCTGCCCCTTTGCCCATATAACCATTAGTAATATAGCCAGAATTATTTGTCACAACACCATTTGGAATTGCTATAGCATCGGTCTTGTCTACAGATTGGTTCTCTCCAGATTTTTCATAAGACTTCCCATTCTTTTTGTCCATACTGTTTTTCTGAATGAAATTCTTGGTTTTAATTCCTGCTTTTCCAAAAGCGCTGGCCTTCACAGTCTGCTTCAGGTTAGTGTCTACAATTTGCTGGTTGCCATTGAGGACCCTGGAAATAGGGTTAGCTTCATCAGAACCCAGGctctttaaagatatttccctttcTCCAGCATTACCATTTAGTTCACCATagcctagggaaaaaaaaaagttttttttataatcacatgtaAATTACAACAGGAACTAGTATTTAAGGATTATTTACTGTCTACTAGACACTACAGTATAAGCTTTATATTTCTTCATAACTCTGAAAAGACATTTATCAGCcatattttacagattaggaaatggAGTCTATCCAAATGTTAAATAATTGCCAAAATTCATACTGCTAAACACAGACAGAAATGAGCTGAGATTTGAGCCAGTCTGAGGTCAGAGAGAACACGACCTCTTAAGTCATTTGCCAGAATACCTCTTATCTAGCAGAATCAACCTACCTATGGTTCTTATGAGGTCGTTATAAGATTTCCTTTATGTTTAAAAGCAGAGCTATCCTTTTCACAAATCAAGTTATACCGATAGGGAAATTTTAGGCTTCATTTCTATGAAGTTATAAATGGCTGATGGACACTGTATGTAGTTTCCATTGCATTGCTCAAGTTAAACTTAACAAAAACCTAATACCTGTAAACCTTTTCAAAAGTAACCTTCAATTCATTGGGACGTTTCCCAGATAGGAGACCATACTgttaatataaaaaaacagaacacctgtgtaccaatattttaaattctcttacAAGatctattcattttatatttgggtaAACAAACTTCCAAGAGATTAAGCAGCTTGCCAAAGTCACAAAGTGGTAGAACTGGAAATCTAAACTCCAGTCTGTCTGGAATCCATGCTTTCATACCACTACATCATACCATCTACCCAAGTGACACAGAAACATTTACTAAACAAAATAGTtacaaaaaaaaccacaatgaaagagatcctaattttaaaaagtgtcatgGTATTCAGGTTTAATTGAAGGCTTTCAAccaccaaggaaaaaaaaacacctaatttTTATTACCATAGGTGGTTCAAGGAGTTCAGGACCAAGTTGGAACAACTTCCCCATTTTATTACTAGTAAAACAGTGATACCAGTTATCTAGTTTTCTACAAAATGTTAATGAGGGTATTCTGAGGTCCAGTCATTAAAAACAGACACAATAGAAGAACAGACACATTCGTAAGATAGCTTTTCTGGAGGAATCCAACAGGCATACTGTTACTTGTCTTCATCACTCTTATTCTCTAGGGTTAAAAAGCCTGTGAGGGCTGAAAGGTATGCAATTATGTAAGTGTGTGTattgttgttttgattattttcttagttttaatttcagttatgGTCAGATCTATAGATATAACCCAGACAGAGAAAGCTCTTCGGAGGGCCTCCATTTTAAGAGGTAAGTGGTATTGAGATAAAATAGTTTAAGAAGCTCTGTTAAAGGAACTTGTGAATCTGGGAAAATTCACAACAGGGTTTACCATAATTTTAAGTCACTCATTATACAtcagaaaaagatagaaaaattagcaaataaagGCATTTTCTTCTGTACTTTCAGATAACACACTCAGGAATATGTTTAAGGCCTAAATCCTTCCTAAGACACAGTGGCCCAAAACTTATAccatgaaagaatatattttgtaaGAGTTCTTAATTTCTGTGGgggtacatttttattttttgactgcTGCTGAAAGTTATGATAGCCAGTAGGGCCAAACTTTTGGTGGAAAAAGTTTTAACTGTATGAAGCAGGAAAGAACAGATCACTGCTGCTTGAGGTATTTTTCTAAaaggttcttttctttcttctttaggaAACAAAATTCATAATTAGAGGCTCTCAGTTTTAACAGATATTAACTTAACCCTTGTGTAAATCTGGaccaaagacaaaaaataatacatactaTTTA
Protein-coding sequences here:
- the NUFIP2 gene encoding FMR1-interacting protein NUFIP2 isoform X3, coding for MDKKNGKSYEKSGENQSVDKTDAIAIPNGVVTNNSGYITNGYMGKGADNDGSGSESGYTTPKKRKARRNSAKGCENLNLVQDKIMQQETSVPALKQGLETFKPDYSEQKGSRVDGSKPVWKYETGLGGTSRGKPTVGDVLRKSSDVKPGVSSKKFDDRPKGKHSSAVASKEDSWTLFKPPPVFPVDNSSAKIVPKISYASKVKENLNKTVQNSSVSPSSSSSSSSSTGETQTQSSSRLSQVPMSALKSVTSASFSNGPVLAGTDASGYSPGGQPLLTTAANTTISTGTDAVLQDINLTSAAVEQIKSSLFIYPSNMQTVLISTTQVNLPSQTDQQNLGDIFQNQWGLSFINEPSAGPETVIGKSSDHKVMEVTFQGEYPATLVSQGAEIIPSGTEHPVFPKAYELEKRTSPQVLGSILKPGTASESGALSLEPSHTGDLQKADTSSQGALVFLSKDYEIENQNPLASPTNTLLGSAKEQRYQRGLERNDSWGSFDLRAAIVYHTKEMESIWSMQKQGKNSYPQLFFFAWAGTGNRTWVLWHGRQALLPAEPPWPAHPQF
- the NUFIP2 gene encoding FMR1-interacting protein NUFIP2 isoform X1 — its product is MEEKPGQPQPQHHHSHHHPHHHPQQQQQQQQQQQQPHHHHHYYFYNHSHNHHHHHHHQQPHQYLQHGAEGSPKAQPKPLKHEQKHALQQHQETPKKKTGYGELNGNAGEREISLKSLGSDEANPISRVLNGNQQIVDTNLKQTVKASAFGKAGIKTKNFIQKNSMDKKNGKSYEKSGENQSVDKTDAIAIPNGVVTNNSGYITNGYMGKGADNDGSGSESGYTTPKKRKARRNSAKGCENLNLVQDKIMQQETSVPALKQGLETFKPDYSEQKGSRVDGSKPVWKYETGLGGTSRGKPTVGDVLRKSSDVKPGVSSKKFDDRPKGKHSSAVASKEDSWTLFKPPPVFPVDNSSAKIVPKISYASKVKENLNKTVQNSSVSPSSSSSSSSSTGETQTQSSSRLSQVPMSALKSVTSASFSNGPVLAGTDASGYSPGGQPLLTTAANTTISTGTDAVLQDINLTSAAVEQIKSSLFIYPSNMQTVLISTTQVNLPSQTDQQNLGDIFQNQWGLSFINEPSAGPETVIGKSSDHKVMEVTFQGEYPATLVSQGAEIIPSGTEHPVFPKAYELEKRTSPQVLGSILKPGTASESGALSLEPSHTGDLQKADTSSQGALVFLSKDYEIENQNPLASPTNTLLGSAKEQRYQRGLERNDSWGSFDLRAAIVYHTKEMESIWSMQKQGKNSYPQLFFFAWAGTGNRTWVLWHGRQALLPAEPPWPAHPQF
- the NUFIP2 gene encoding FMR1-interacting protein NUFIP2 isoform X2 — protein: MEEKPGQPQPQHHHSHHHPHHHPQQQQQQQQQQQQPHHHHHYYFYNHSHNHHHHHHHQQPHQYLQHGAEGSPKAQPKPLKHEQKHALQQHQETPKKKTGYGELNGNAGEREISLKSLGSDEANPISRVLNGNQQIVDTNLKQTVKASAFGKAGIKTKNFIQKNSMDKKNGKSYEKSGENQSVDKTDAIAIPNGVVTNNSGYITNGYMGKGADNDGSGSESGYTTPKKRKARRNSAKGCENLNLVQDKIMQQETSVPALKQGLETFKPDYSEQKGSRVDGSKPVWKYETGLGGTSRGKPTVGDVLRKSSDVKPGVSSKKFDDRPKGKHSSAVASKEDSWTLFKPPPVFPVDNSSAKIVPKISYASKVKENLNKTVQNSSVSPSSSSSSSSSTGETQTQSSSRLSQVPMSALKSVTSASFSNGPVLAGTDASGYSPGGQPLLTTAANTTISTGTDAVLQDINLTSAAVEQIKSSLFIYPSNMQTVLISTTQVNLPSQTDQQNLGDIFQNQWGLSFINEPSAGPETVIGKSSDHKVMEVTFQGEYPATLVSQGAEIIPSGTEHPVFPKAYELEKRTSPQVLGSILKPGTASESGALSLEPSHTGDLQKADTSSQGALVFLSKDYEIENQNPLASPTNTLLGSAKEQRYQRGLERNDSWGSFDLRAAIVYHTKEMESIWSMQKQDPKRIITYNEAMDSPDQ